In Haematobia irritans isolate KBUSLIRL chromosome 1, ASM5000362v1, whole genome shotgun sequence, a genomic segment contains:
- the LOC142220512 gene encoding uncharacterized protein LOC142220512, with translation MDNAKRQKLSKSKSSACNNTNDELFLAIRAEINHIKDLIKQKEQIDETRYNMVLQTLANQNLTISNLLAEQKVALQSLSKSVNGVSLQFLSMFPIETEAELNKFERTINEDNRDHIVTSIRSLLIGKGIVKGLTSIIKQNLLLEYNFQGIHNKKPLRNFKNLMKVLEMASFNTVQDNKDTFEDSIRKAIKNAKNRHFKNKCISEKSKSSSNEDPIV, from the exons ATGGACAACGCAAAGAGgcaaaaactttcaaaaagtAAAAGTTCGGCTTGCAATAATACCAATGATGAACTTTTTTTGGCAATACGTGCAGAAATTAACCATATTAAAG ATTTAATCAAACAAAAGGAACAGATTGACGAAACAAGATACAACATGGTTTTAC AGACTCTAGCGAATCAAAATTTAACGATTAGCAATTTATTGGCCGAACAAAAAGTTGCATTACAGTCCCTTTCCAAAAGTGTAAATGGAGTATCACTACAATTTTTATCCATGTTTCCAATCGAGACGGAGGCAGAACTTAATAAGTTTGAACGCACAATCAATGAAGACAACAGAGATCATATC gTAACATCAATTCGATCACTCCTAATTGGAAAAGGAATTGTAAAAGGACTTACATCGATAATAAAGCAAAACTTACTACTTGAGTACAATTTTCAAGGTATACATAACAAAAAGCCTTTAcgaaatttcaaaaatcttaTGAAAGTTCTTGAAA TGGCATCATTCAATACTGTACAAGATAACAAAGACACATTCGAAGACAGCATAAGAAAGGCcataaaaaatgcgaaaaatcgtCATTTCAAAAATAAGTGCATAAGTGAAAAATCTAAGTCATCATCCAATGAAGATCCTATAGTCTAa